The genomic stretch AACGTCGGCTGGGCCGTCGGGTCGTCTCTGGGCGTCTGGCTGGCCGGTTTCAGCCCGATGCTGCCGTTTATTATTTCCGGCGTGCTGGCGCTGGGCACCGTGATTTCACTCGGCTGGGGATTGCGTAATATCCCGCAAAAACCACCGCAAACTGAGCTGGAACAAAAACCGCTGCCCAAACCTAACCTGCGCCAGACGCTCAGCATTCTGGCTCATGATCGCCGCCTGATTTACTTCACGCTCGGCAGCACGCTGGGTTCGGTCGTCTTCGGGCAGTTCGCCGGTTATCTGTCGCAATATCTGATTCTGGTTTCCAACGCGGCGTTTGCGTACAAAATTATCGGCGCTGTAATGATCACCAACGCCGTCATCGTGATCGTCTTCCAGTACGCGCTAAGCAGCCGGATGAAACAAAAAAGCCTGCTGAAATGGCTGCTGCTTGGTACGATTTTCTTCATCATCGGCCTGATTGGGTTCATGACCGCCGGGCAATCGGTGCTGTTCTGGATCATCGCGATGGCGATTTTCAGCTTCGGCGAGCTGATCGTCATTCCGGTCGAATACATGTTTATCGACTATATCGCGCCGGAAAACATGAAAGGCAGCTACTACGGGATGCAAAACCTGAGCAATCTCGGCGGCGCGATAAACCCGGTGATGTGCGGATTTCTGCTTAGTTACGCCGCGCCGCCGGTGATGTTTATCGCGCTGATTGCCGCGTCGGCGGGCGGGCTGGTGTTCTTCTGGATGGGGCACCGGCTGGCGGCGCGGACAGCGTAAAAAAAGCCCTGAACGCACGGCGGTCAGGGCCTGATTTCATAGCGGAGTGAATTACTCTTCCAGCCCCCGGTTTTTCAGCATCGGCTCAATGGACGGTGCTTTGCCGCGCCAGGTTTTATACAGTTTTTCCAGATCCTCACTGTTGCCGCGCGAGAGGATTTGATCACGGAATTTCTGACCATTTTCCCGCGTCAGGCCGCCTTGTTCGGTGATCCCGGCAAAGGCATCGTCGGCCAGCATTTCTGTCCACAGATACGCGTAATACCCGGCGGCGTAGCCATTCCCCCAGATATGCTGGAAATAGCTGGAACGGTAGCGCGGCGGCACGTACGCCAGATTCACTTTGTCCTTCGCCAGCGATTCGGCTTCGAACTTATCGACATCCTGCTGTGGTTCCGTGGCGCTCAGGCTGTGCCAGTGCATGTCGAGCAGCGCGGCGGCCAGCAGCTCGGTCATGTCATAACCTTTATTAAACTTGCTGGCTTTCTCGATTTTGTCCTGCAAAGCCTGCGGCATGACTTCGCCGGTCTGATAATGCTTCGCGAAGTGAGTAAACACTTTCGGGTCACTCGCCCAGTGCTCGTTAAACTGGGACGGGAACTCGACGAAATCGCGCGGCGTTGCAGTGCCTGAAAGGCTTGGATATTGCTGGTCGGCAAACAGCCCGTGCAGCGTATGGCCGAACTCGTGGAACATCGTGATCACGTCATCCCACGACAACAACGCCGGTTGCCCCGCCGCCGGTTTCTGGAAGTTAGCGACGTTGTAAATCACCGGTTTGGTGCCGAGCAGTTTGGACTGATCGACGAAATTACTCATCCACGCGCCGCCGCCTTTGTTATCACGCTGATAATAATCGGCGTAAAACAGCGCCATCGATTTGCCGTCTTTATCGAAGACTTCAAAAACGCGCACATCCGGGTTCCAGACTGGCAGGTCTTTGCGCTCTTTAAACGTGATGCCGTACAGCAGATTTGCCGCGTAGAATACGCCGTTTTCCAGCACGTTATTCAGCTCGAAGTACGGTTTGATCTGCGCATCGTCGAGATCGTATTTCTCTTTGCGGACCTGCTGGGCGTAATGCTGCCAGTCCCAGGCCGCTACGCTGAATCCGCCCTTTTGCTTATCGATTTCTGACTGAATATCTTTCGCCTCACGCTCCGCGCGGGCAGTCGCGGCTGGCACAATTTTGTGCATGAAATCCAGCGCAGCCTGCGGCGTTTTCGCCATCTGGTCTTCCAGCTTCCACGCCGCATAGCTCGGGAATCCAAGCACTATGGCCTGTTCTGCGCGGACTTTCGCCAGTTTCGCGATAAGCTCACGCGTATCGTTGGCATCGCCTTTTTCAGCGCGATTGATGGACGCATCGTACAGCGCCTTGCGCGTATCGCGGTTTTCCAGCGACTGCAATAAAGGCTGCTGCGTGGTGTTTTGCAGCACCAGCAACCACGCGTTATCCAGCTTGCGGTCTTTGGCCGCCTGCGCCGCGGCGGAAAGTTCAGCTTCGCTCAGCCCGGCAAGCTGCGCTTTATCATTTACCGTCAGCCCGCCCGCTTTTGTCGCCGCGAGGAGTTTATTGGTGAACTGCGTACTCAGCGTCGCCGCCTGCTGGTTCAGCGCTTTGAGATTGTCTTTATCGGCATCCGAAAGATTCGCGCCCGCCAGCTCAAAATCTTTGTACGTCACTTCAATCAGACGCTGCGATTCCGCATCCAGCTTCAGGGTATTGCGCTGGTTATACACGGTTTTCAGGCGGGCAAATAATTTGCTGTTGAGATGAATGCTGTCGTCCATCGCCGCCAGCTTTGGCGAGGTATCTTCATCAATTTTTTGCAGCGTATCGTTGGTATTCGCGCCGGTCATCGCGCCGAAAACGCTCTGTACGCGCTGCAACGTGCCGCCGGATTTTTCCAGCGCCACATAGGTATTTTCGAACGTCGGGGGTGAAGAGTCGTTGGCTATTTTATCGACGTCGGCAAGTTTCTGACGGATACCTTCGAGCAACGCCGGTTCATAATCGCTGTCTTTATACAGATTGAATTGCGGTGCCTGATATTCAAGCGGGCTCGGTTTCAGAAACGGATTATCTTTAACAATGGCATGGTTCATGACGGGCTCCTGCGTGGCGGGCTGCACGCTCTGCGCAGCGCCTGCAAACTGGCTCATGGCCAGACTGGTTGCCAAAAAGAGGTAGGACAAACGCATTTCAGTCTTCCTTATCTGATTAAGAGAAATTGCTCCGTTAAGCCATTGAGAATAGACCCCGGTCGCCGATCCGGCAAAAGAAGTGCGTAAGGTAATCGTGTGATGACAAGGGGTTTCAATATTTTCAGGGGAATTTTTCTGTCAGGATATTGCCCTTCGCAGCGCGTAAAAATGGCAGGAAACCATCATGATTAAAGACCAGACTTTCACCGGCCAGCGTTTTGGCGTGAAACAATTCACCGGCGAAACACTGGAAAATTGCCGCTTTTACCGCTGCCATTTCGACAGCTGCGATTTGTCGGAAACCGCTTTTACGAACTGTCTGTTTTACGATGACGACGAACAAACCGGCTGCTCGTTCCAGCACGCAAAACTCCAGGACGCCAGTTTTAAACACTGCGACCTGACAATGGCTGATTTCAAAAACATTCAGGCGCTCGGTCTGGAGATCCGCGAAAGCAAAGCCACCGGCGCAGATTTCAGCGGTGCCAGCTTTATGAATATGATCACTACCCGCACCTGGTTTTGCAGCGCGTTCATGACCAAAAATAACTTCAGCTACGCCAACTTCAGCAAAGTCATTCTGGAAAAATGTGAGCTGTGGGAAAACCGCTGGACCGGCGCCAATGTGCAAGGCGCGAACCTCAGCGGCTCCGACCTTTCCGGCGGAGAATTCACCGAGTTCGACTGGAATAATGTGAACATCACCCACTGCGACCTGACCAATTCCGACCTGGGCGAATTAAATCTCCGGAAAGTCGATCTCGACGGCGTGAAAATCGACGACTGGCAGCAAAGCCATTTGCTGGAAAGGTTGGGGGTGGTTGTTATTCACTCTAAGTGACAGCATTCGAAATGATCATGACGCCTTATTGTACTGCGCCCAGAAACTGTATTTACGCCCGTGTTTGGCTTTAACTTTCGCCATATACTCGACATGGTTTTGCAATGAAGAATAAGCATCTATATTTTTATCGAGCTGATCTAATTGCTGTAAATAACGGGCACCGTGATGATAAGCCTGTGTTCTACCGCGTTCTAAAATATCGTCTGTCAGAGTGCGTAGCAGGATGATGCGGAAAAGTCTGTTCTCCTCAGGCACTTTACCCAGCAGTGAAACTAACTGGATATAATGCCACTCAGAGAATTCAACAGCCTGTTCAATCGCGATTTTTTCGGCTTTAGAATTTTCCCCAAGCTTGAGTAATGGGTCCAGTTGATCGTAAAGCTCTGTTTCATTCGAGACCAAAACAATCAGCTTTTCGCGTAATTCCCTTGCATACTCCTCAGAAACCAAAGGTTGCACTCGTTGAAAATTCTCAAACGTCGGGCTGGCATCCATCAGCTCAATCAATGTGCTCAGGTGTTTTTCCGGTTGATTTAATCCCAGATAACACTCGGCTAATAACGACAAACGTCTTGCATCAGGTTTGTTCCTCCCATGTTCTCCCCAGTCTTTTTGCAACCAATTCAGGGCTTCATCATAAGCGCTGCAGCTAAGACTGAATTGAACCATGCTTTCCATTTGCAGAGAATTTGGCTCAGGGCTTCCCAACAGAGTCGCTCTGATGAACAGAGTAGGATCTTTCAAAGCCTCAGCAATACTGTGAAGATTAACCGACCAGTTTATAGATTCTATGTCGCCTTTTTTCTTCTTCAGCGAAGCAACTAACCCTCGCTCGTAATAATCTGCCAGTTGCCTTAATTCATCTTCTGAAAGTAACTGGTTTGCATTCGGCAATAACAAATCCAGAACGCCATAATCATTATTATCAGCTAATTTTTTGATAACCGGCACCCAACCTGTTGCCGGCACAGCGCTCAGGCTGGCTGTTTTTAACCACAGTAAACAAGTATCCCGATAAACGTCGCCGACGCTGCCATCCGAATCATCACAACGGTTCAGGCTATTTTCTGCAGTATCCAGAAGATCGTCGGCTAATTTAAATGCCAAATCGGGTGAGCCCGGTAAAACAGTATTCTCGATATCCATCTGTAACTGATAGATTTCTTCAGCCAGTTCACCTGCTTGGTAATAACTGTAAAAATAGGTGGATCGGCCCAGAGATTTGATCTCTTTTTTGAGGGATTTAACTAATTCACTGATGTCTTTTTTGAGTAAGAGTCGCTCTATTTTTGCATCCAAAAAGTCATCTTCACCATAAAGCGAAACAATAAACCGCGCCAACTCAACGCTGTCTAATAAAGCGAGTTCATCGGCTAAACCTTGTTGTTTTTTCATGATCTTGCTCCTGACACAATTATCCCGCATGGCTCCCATTGAGCAGCGCGGCGGCCATGCCATCAAGGTGAGATTTGATTTTTTCCCAGTGCGGCATGACCTGTTTCATCAGGCGGTAAAACTGCTCGCTGTGATTGTGTTCAGCAAGATGACAAAGCTCATGCAAAATTACGTAATCGATGCATTCACGCGGCGCTTTCACCAGATGAGGGTTCAGCGTAATGCGCCCTTGCGGTGAACAGCTTCCCCACTGGGTTTGCATGGTCTGAACACGCAAAGGTGGCCGGTCACTGACCCATAACGCCTGCCCGAGCATTTCTTCCAGCCGTCTGGCGAAAACCTCTTTGGCGCGGTCTTTGTACCATTCATTGAGTAAAACCCGGATCCGCTCCGGGTTTCTTTCCCGTACGGTAATTTCCAGCCTGCCGCGCAGCATTTTGACGCGCTGTCTCTGCGCAGGCTCAACCAGGATTTTCAGCATGTACTGCTTGCCGAGGTAGTAGTGGCTTTCGCCGCTGATATATTGCCGGTCGGTGATGTGCTGTTGCTGGGCACGAAACTCCCGCAGCTGTTGCCAGATCCAGCGGCCGCGTTTTTTCACCGCGCCGAGCACTTCTTCATCTGAGCTGTTTTCAGGCGCAGCCACCTGTATCCGGCAGTCCGGATGCACTTTGATCAGCACTTTGCTTTTCTGGCTACGCCGGACGCTGATTTCAAAACAAATCCGCTCATCCCCGTAGTGAAAACACAGGTTCGGTGACGCTTTTTGCGGACGCGGGACTGCAATTCGGACGCTCATTTTATCCCTCAGACACCGGACAGGCCGACGCGGGTGATTTGCACCACGCTTTCAATAATCATATTCACCTGATGGATACCCGCGCCAACGCTTTTACATTCTTGGAATAAACACGGCAGCAAACTGGTACGGATCGCTGATTCGATATTTTGCGTATTAATAGAATTTTCAGTGACGGCGCGGTCAACGGCGGTATCAACGATAAACGCCAGTTCTGTCCATTTCTTTTCAACCTGCGAGTCTGCCACCGCAAACACCTGAGGTAAGGCTTTTTTGAAAACGCCGTAATAAGCCTGTGCGTGTTTATTGCTGCCAAAAGCATCCGGGATGTCCTGTAACCGGCGGTTTTCAACGTCCTGCATGAATTCGGTATACAACAGATATTGCTTTGACGGGTGATCGAACTGCTTTTCAGCTTCTTCGATAGTTTTCAGTAATAAGGTGGAGAACTGTTCGCGGGCATACGGATCATCATGCAAATCCTGTTCAATCATTTTCGTAACGCGGGTTTTGATGATGTCAGTTTCATTGCGGGTTTTATCTTCCGACCAGGAAGCATCGGGGGTTTTCGGTTTGTGCCGCCCCATTTTTGAGACGTCATAGACCGCCTCCGGCTCCTGTATCTGCACGCCGACCACGTGTTTATCCAGCAGATTTTTTACCTGGCTGGCATATTCTTCGTAATCTACCGTTTCACCGGCGTCCTCTTTAATTTGCAGACGCAAAATCGAAAGCTGGCGCACGGTCTCTTTGTAATTATAACGGTCAGCATCACTAAAACTGTTGTCTTCGAAGAAAGTCGCCGACTGCAATGCCACTTTCAGACAGCTGGAAAACGCACTGAGCGCCTCGTAAAAATCTTCCCGCGCCTTCAGATGGATATCCACAAACTCGCCGTTGCGCTGTTCCATTTTCGGCACCAGCACCTGACGCAGCTGTTCCGCATCACCGGTATTTACACCGTCGAAAATCGCCCACAGCGTTTTGTATAACAGAGGCAGACGCTTATATTCGCTGCTCATCTGATTATACAGGCCGTCGATATCGTTGATGTCATATCCGCCCTGCGTGCGTGATGCCAGATCCTGATATTTGGCAATTGTGGTATCCAGCTCGGCCAGCACGCCGCGATAGTCGATCAGCAGACCTTCTTTCTTTTTGTCATGCAGCCGGTTTACGCGGGCAATGGCCTGGATCAGGTTGTGGCCTTTCAGCGATTTATCGATGTAAAGCACGGCGTTCTGCGGCTCATCAAAGCCCGTCAGCAATTTATCGACTACGATCAGCAGCTTCAGGTTTTCATCTTTCTCAAAGCGGGTAATCAGTGCCTGAGTATATTTGCGTTCATCCTGGCTGCCGACGTTATCCTTCCACCATTTTGAGACTGCTGGCAGCGTGGCTTCGTCGATGTCGGTATTGCCCTCGCGGGTGTCCGGCGGGCTCATGACCACTGCAGACTCAAACAGACCGGCTTCATCGAGGTACTTTTTGTATTTGATGGCGGAAAGTTTACTGTCGCACGCCAGCTGGCCTTTCAGCCCGTCGGCGATGTGTTTACTGAAATGATTGGCGACGTCGAGCGCGATTAAGCGGATACGATCATCGGCGCTTTGCACTTGACCTTTACGGGAATACTTACGCTTTAAGTCAGCGCGCTGCGCCTCGCTTAATCCTTTCGTGATGCGGTCAAACCAGCTGTCGACGGCTTTCTCGTTCACGTTCAGCTCAGGTTTTCTCTCTTCATACAGCAGCGGCGATACGGCTTTATCCTCCACCGCGCGCTGCATGGTGTAGGCGTGAACTATCGGCCCAAATTTGTTGGTCGTTTTGTCGTCTTTGAGCAACGGCGTACCGGTAAACGCGACAAATGCGGCATTCGGCAACGCGAGTTTCATGCGGATATGGTTTTCGCCGCCCTGACTGCGGTGGCCTTCGTCGATCAGCACAACAATATTGGCGTCGTCGTTGTAACATTCGGGCAATTCGGTTGCCGACGTAAATTTCTGAATAAGCGAGAAGATAATCCGCTCTTTACCTTTACTGATCTGTTCCGCCAGCCGCGCGCCGGAGGTGGCCATCGCATTCCTGAAATCATTTTTCCCGGATAACTGATCGCCCGAAGCGAAGCTCTTGCTGAGCTGGGCTTGCAGATCAACGCGGTCGGTAACGATGATAAACCGGCAGGCTTTCAGCGAGTCATCCAGCAGAAGCGCCTTGCTGAACAGCACCATCGTCAGCGATTTCCCTGAACCGGTGGTATGCCAGATAACACCGCCCTCGCGGCCACCTTTGGCGTTTTTCAGCTTAATGCGGTCCGTCAGACGTTTGATGCCGAACACCTGCTGATAGCGGGCAATCACTCTGCCAATCTTTTTGTCGAACAAGGTATACAGGCGGATCATGTCCAGCAAACGCGCCGGTAAAAGCAGGCTGATAAGCATCTGATCCTGGCCGGTCACAGCCAGTTTCCCGCCCGCAATCAGTTTCTGATACCAGTCTAAATCTTCGGGTTTACGGTGGCTGAACAGGCGGGTGATTTGCTGCGGGCTAAGTTTTTTATTCTTCACCGCCAGCATTTCAGCATCGGTGATATCTTCTTCGCGCCAGCCACCCCAGAATTTCAGCGGTGTGCCGCAGGTGGCGTAGCGCCCGTCGCTGCCGTTAATCGAGAGCAGTATCTGGCTGTAGACGAACAGATGCGGGATTTCGTCATGCATCTGATTACGCAGGTTTTGGGAAATACCTTCTTCGAGTGTCGGGCCTTTCTTGCCCTGATTGACCGGGCGCTTAGCCTCGATCACCACCATCGGAATGCCATTCACAAAACCGACGATATCCGGTTTCCGGCAATCAAAATGCGAGGACCCGATGCCGCCGGTGCGGGTGACGCGAAACTCTTCGGTCACCAGGAAGCTGTTATTGGCGATATTTTTCCAGTCCACCAGTTCAACGGTCTGGCTGGTTTTACGGCCATCAATAAACTCGGTCACCGTGATGCCATACAGCAAATGATTATGCATACGCTGATTCGCCAGCTTCAGCCCTTCGTTGAGCGCCGGGCTGCACACTTCACTGATAATGTTTTCGACAGATTTTTCGGATAACGGATGTTCTTTTCCGGCGTAATGAAAACGGCGGGTTTGCAGCACCCGGCGCAGCTCTTCGCGCAATACCACGCTGTCCTGTTTGCCGTCGCGGGCGTCCAGCGCCTGCTGCGGAGAAAGAAAACGCCAGCCCATGTGGGTCAGCAAAGTCAGCGCCGGTAATTTGGCGATGTATTCTTCTTCAAACTTCGGTGGCGTGTGCAGCCCGGGTTGCGACATCAGTTAGTCCTTTTTCTGCGCAATGGCGTGAAGTGCCTCAATATTGCTTTTCGCGCCTTCCGCTTCTTTCAGGCGACGACGCTGTTCGGTGAATTGTTCATATTGCTGGCAGGCTTTTTCATCAGCTTCTTTTTTACTGGTTTTACCGCTGCCCTGCAAAATATCCAGTTCATTAAAATTAAGAAACTGTTCCAGCTTATCCTGCCAGCTTTTTAAGAATATCTGCTGACGGCGTTTAGTCTGGTCTTCGGCGTAATCCAGCCACATGGAGATAATACGGTTGAGCTGGTCGATTTCCTCTTCGCGCAGATAATTTTTGGCGATGGTGATATCGGTTTTACGCACGTTGTCATATTTGAAACTGGTCAGCCCCATATCAGGCAGATTAACGTCAGCACGCTGAGCGATGATTTCCGCCGCGGTTAAACCGGTGCAGGCAAAATGTAATTTGTTCTGGATGGCCTGAAAGAACCGGGCGGTTTCTTTATCCGACGGCTGATAATCCGCTGCCATGGCAAATATATCTTTAATGCGCAAATAAATGCGGCGCTCGCTGGCACGAATATCGCGGATGCGTTCCAGCATCTCATCGAAATAATCCGGCACCACCGATTGCCCGACAGGCGGATTTTTCAGCCGCACATCGTCCATCACAAACCCTTTAATGACATATTCCTGCAGGGTTTGCGTTGCCCACTGGCGGAACTGCGTACCCCTGGCAGAACGGACGCGATAGCCGACGGACAGAATCACTGCCAAATTATAATGACGGATCTGCCGGTTTATCTGCCTTACGCCTTCGGTTTGAACTTGTAAGTAATCCTTACAGGTTGAACTTTGAGCATGTTCACCTTCTGCATAAACCGCTTTGATATGCTGGGTGATTGCCTGCGGTGTGACCTGATAAAGCTCTGACATCCCTGCCTGAGAAAGCCACAACGTATCTGACTCAAAGCGACATTCCAGCCGTACGCGCCCGTCAGCGCTTTGAAACAGAACAAATTCTCCCGCCGGAGCCGTTGTCACTTTCTCATCCATCAGGCTGTCTCCACGTTCACCCGGCGCTTGCCGGTCAGCAATTGCTGCATCAGGGCCGCCTTTTCCTGTTTCAGGAAGGCCAGTTTCTTTTGCAGAAGCTCTATTTCGTTATCTGCGGCGGTGAGAACGGCGGCGATTTTTTGTTGTTCTGGGAGTGGGGGAAGATTTATTTCCACTGATCGTAAAATAGAAAGATTTAGCCCGCCTCGTCCTCCATCACCTCCTGAAAGTGAACGTAGCTCACTGTATCGGCTATCCATATTTTGATATATAAACTCAGCGTAAGCTTTTTGGGGGTTGAAAATAGCAGCAGCTATAGACTGGTTTGTACATAACTCAATTTTATTTAATGCAACAGTACCCCGCGTCTTTCCTTGCCCAGCCAATGCTATTAGCAAACAATCTCTCGGGAGTATTTTTGCACTGGAGTTAGAAAGGCCAAGTTCAGTGATACGCCCTGTAACTTCATATACTTTTTTAAGATTTATTTCTCCCGAATTCATCCACGGTATATCTCCATCCCAATACTCTTTTTTACTAGTAAGTGGTGTCGCTCCTGCGGTTAGTAATGATATCTCACCTAATCTAGTATAATTCCACTCTCCCTCAAACCCCGGCAGCCGCTTCTTCCCGGTCAACAAACTCTGCATCAGCGATTTTTTCTGCTGCTGACTGTTGCCGATAAGATGTTCCGTGGTTGTAATCGCCTTATCCCAGGTAGAGAGGATTTTGGCGATTTTTGTTTGTTCTGGGAGTGGGGGGAGTAAAACCAACACATTGCGCAATCGATCAGGCGAAGTATGTTTTACCTTTGTACCTGAGGCTTGCTCAGCAATCTGTTTTCTTACATCAGGAGAGTTATATATTAAATATATAAAATTAAGGTCTATACGCTTAGGGTCCGTAATACTTATCAGGCCTAATCTCTGATTATGTAAATACTTGCCATCCAAGGGAATAGAAATAGCACTACCTAACAATCCTGCGGCTTGCTCAGTCATTGCTAATAAAACACTACCTTTATTAAGAATATATCCGTTAGGAATATCCCCAGTGTAATATTTAGTCTTGTGCTTTTGGTCACGGAAACCGCCATGCTCATAAAAATGCCCAGGAGTTAAAAGTACATAATCACCTTGCTCAGAGAAAAATTCACTCTTGAAAGCAAAACCATGTTTTATAGATATGAATTTTTCAAAAGTGGTTTTCTCCCAATTCTCCGGAATCTTACTCATAACCCAGCTCCTTCAGATATCCCGCCATTTCCACTTCCAGCGCATTGAGCTGAGCGGTTAATGCCAGACGCTCTTCCCGAACAGCGACCAGATCGATTTCCTCTTCTTCTTCAAAGGTATCGACATAGCGCGGGATATTCAGGTTGTAGTCGTTGTCCTGAATCTCTTTCAGGCTGGCGATATAGGCGTATTTCTCTACGCTGTCGCCTTCGCGGTAAGTGGCAACGATTTTGGCGATATTTTCCGGGCTGAGTTCGTTCTGGTTTTTATTAGATTTATATTCCCGGCTGGCATCGATAAATAGCACGTTTTTATCGATTTTATTCTTTTTGAAAATGAGGATCGCCGCCGGAATACCGGTGCCGTAAAACAGTTTTTCCGGCAGGCCGATCACCGCATCCAGCAGGTTTTCGTCGATGACCTGCTGGCGAATCTTCCCTTCGCTGGAGCCGCGAAACAGCACGCCGTGCGGAACAACAACGCCCATGCGACCCTTTACCGGATCGAGGGTTTCGAGCATATGCGAAATAAACGCAAAATCACCTTTGGTTTTAGGCGGCATTCCCCGATGGAAGCGGTCGAATTTATCGACTTCGTTATTACCGAGTTCATCCTGAGCCCACCAATCTGAGAGGCTAAACGGCGGGTTGGCGGTTACCAGACTAAACAGCATCAGGCCACCTTTCTTATCCAGCAATTTCGGGTTACGAAGCGTGTCACCCCACTCAATTCTGTGGTTATCTTCGCCGTGCAAAAACATGTTCATTTTCGCCAGCGCCCAGGTA from Rahnella sikkimica encodes the following:
- a CDS encoding Qnr family pentapeptide repeat protein; amino-acid sequence: MIKDQTFTGQRFGVKQFTGETLENCRFYRCHFDSCDLSETAFTNCLFYDDDEQTGCSFQHAKLQDASFKHCDLTMADFKNIQALGLEIRESKATGADFSGASFMNMITTRTWFCSAFMTKNNFSYANFSKVILEKCELWENRWTGANVQGANLSGSDLSGGEFTEFDWNNVNITHCDLTNSDLGELNLRKVDLDGVKIDDWQQSHLLERLGVVVIHSK
- a CDS encoding MFS transporter, coding for MKGMPPLILALLASSLVLTIGRGVTLPFITIYLTEHYHLLPKSVGIILGASLAIGILSSLYGGYLVDKFNHRTLITVSISSFGLSFLLLPMLPNVTGVLLVLALLNASYALLSITLKACIASWLPVEKRVKAFSMNYTLVNVGWAVGSSLGVWLAGFSPMLPFIISGVLALGTVISLGWGLRNIPQKPPQTELEQKPLPKPNLRQTLSILAHDRRLIYFTLGSTLGSVVFGQFAGYLSQYLILVSNAAFAYKIIGAVMITNAVIVIVFQYALSSRMKQKSLLKWLLLGTIFFIIGLIGFMTAGQSVLFWIIAMAIFSFGELIVIPVEYMFIDYIAPENMKGSYYGMQNLSNLGGAINPVMCGFLLSYAAPPVMFIALIAASAGGLVFFWMGHRLAARTA
- a CDS encoding DUF6880 family protein codes for the protein MKKQQGLADELALLDSVELARFIVSLYGEDDFLDAKIERLLLKKDISELVKSLKKEIKSLGRSTYFYSYYQAGELAEEIYQLQMDIENTVLPGSPDLAFKLADDLLDTAENSLNRCDDSDGSVGDVYRDTCLLWLKTASLSAVPATGWVPVIKKLADNNDYGVLDLLLPNANQLLSEDELRQLADYYERGLVASLKKKKGDIESINWSVNLHSIAEALKDPTLFIRATLLGSPEPNSLQMESMVQFSLSCSAYDEALNWLQKDWGEHGRNKPDARRLSLLAECYLGLNQPEKHLSTLIELMDASPTFENFQRVQPLVSEEYARELREKLIVLVSNETELYDQLDPLLKLGENSKAEKIAIEQAVEFSEWHYIQLVSLLGKVPEENRLFRIILLRTLTDDILERGRTQAYHHGARYLQQLDQLDKNIDAYSSLQNHVEYMAKVKAKHGRKYSFWAQYNKAS
- the dcp gene encoding peptidyl-dipeptidase Dcp, which codes for MRLSYLFLATSLAMSQFAGAAQSVQPATQEPVMNHAIVKDNPFLKPSPLEYQAPQFNLYKDSDYEPALLEGIRQKLADVDKIANDSSPPTFENTYVALEKSGGTLQRVQSVFGAMTGANTNDTLQKIDEDTSPKLAAMDDSIHLNSKLFARLKTVYNQRNTLKLDAESQRLIEVTYKDFELAGANLSDADKDNLKALNQQAATLSTQFTNKLLAATKAGGLTVNDKAQLAGLSEAELSAAAQAAKDRKLDNAWLLVLQNTTQQPLLQSLENRDTRKALYDASINRAEKGDANDTRELIAKLAKVRAEQAIVLGFPSYAAWKLEDQMAKTPQAALDFMHKIVPAATARAEREAKDIQSEIDKQKGGFSVAAWDWQHYAQQVRKEKYDLDDAQIKPYFELNNVLENGVFYAANLLYGITFKERKDLPVWNPDVRVFEVFDKDGKSMALFYADYYQRDNKGGGAWMSNFVDQSKLLGTKPVIYNVANFQKPAAGQPALLSWDDVITMFHEFGHTLHGLFADQQYPSLSGTATPRDFVEFPSQFNEHWASDPKVFTHFAKHYQTGEVMPQALQDKIEKASKFNKGYDMTELLAAALLDMHWHSLSATEPQQDVDKFEAESLAKDKVNLAYVPPRYRSSYFQHIWGNGYAAGYYAYLWTEMLADDAFAGITEQGGLTRENGQKFRDQILSRGNSEDLEKLYKTWRGKAPSIEPMLKNRGLEE
- a CDS encoding type I restriction endonuclease subunit R, with the translated sequence MSQPGLHTPPKFEEEYIAKLPALTLLTHMGWRFLSPQQALDARDGKQDSVVLREELRRVLQTRRFHYAGKEHPLSEKSVENIISEVCSPALNEGLKLANQRMHNHLLYGITVTEFIDGRKTSQTVELVDWKNIANNSFLVTEEFRVTRTGGIGSSHFDCRKPDIVGFVNGIPMVVIEAKRPVNQGKKGPTLEEGISQNLRNQMHDEIPHLFVYSQILLSINGSDGRYATCGTPLKFWGGWREEDITDAEMLAVKNKKLSPQQITRLFSHRKPEDLDWYQKLIAGGKLAVTGQDQMLISLLLPARLLDMIRLYTLFDKKIGRVIARYQQVFGIKRLTDRIKLKNAKGGREGGVIWHTTGSGKSLTMVLFSKALLLDDSLKACRFIIVTDRVDLQAQLSKSFASGDQLSGKNDFRNAMATSGARLAEQISKGKERIIFSLIQKFTSATELPECYNDDANIVVLIDEGHRSQGGENHIRMKLALPNAAFVAFTGTPLLKDDKTTNKFGPIVHAYTMQRAVEDKAVSPLLYEERKPELNVNEKAVDSWFDRITKGLSEAQRADLKRKYSRKGQVQSADDRIRLIALDVANHFSKHIADGLKGQLACDSKLSAIKYKKYLDEAGLFESAVVMSPPDTREGNTDIDEATLPAVSKWWKDNVGSQDERKYTQALITRFEKDENLKLLIVVDKLLTGFDEPQNAVLYIDKSLKGHNLIQAIARVNRLHDKKKEGLLIDYRGVLAELDTTIAKYQDLASRTQGGYDINDIDGLYNQMSSEYKRLPLLYKTLWAIFDGVNTGDAEQLRQVLVPKMEQRNGEFVDIHLKAREDFYEALSAFSSCLKVALQSATFFEDNSFSDADRYNYKETVRQLSILRLQIKEDAGETVDYEEYASQVKNLLDKHVVGVQIQEPEAVYDVSKMGRHKPKTPDASWSEDKTRNETDIIKTRVTKMIEQDLHDDPYAREQFSTLLLKTIEEAEKQFDHPSKQYLLYTEFMQDVENRRLQDIPDAFGSNKHAQAYYGVFKKALPQVFAVADSQVEKKWTELAFIVDTAVDRAVTENSINTQNIESAIRTSLLPCLFQECKSVGAGIHQVNMIIESVVQITRVGLSGV
- a CDS encoding M48 family metallopeptidase, producing the protein MSVRIAVPRPQKASPNLCFHYGDERICFEISVRRSQKSKVLIKVHPDCRIQVAAPENSSDEEVLGAVKKRGRWIWQQLREFRAQQQHITDRQYISGESHYYLGKQYMLKILVEPAQRQRVKMLRGRLEITVRERNPERIRVLLNEWYKDRAKEVFARRLEEMLGQALWVSDRPPLRVQTMQTQWGSCSPQGRITLNPHLVKAPRECIDYVILHELCHLAEHNHSEQFYRLMKQVMPHWEKIKSHLDGMAAALLNGSHAG